A genomic window from Rhizobium sp. EC-SD404 includes:
- the glnA gene encoding type I glutamate--ammonia ligase, whose amino-acid sequence MMSAKDILKQIKDNDVKFVDLRFTDPKGKLQHVTMDSSMVDDDMFADGVMFDGSSIGGWKAINESDMVLMPDTETAHVDPFFAQSTMVIICDILDPVTGESYNRDPRSTAKKAEAYMKASGIGDTCYVGPEAEFFVFDDVKYKADPYNTGFKLDSTELPSNDDSDYDTGNLGHRPRVKGGYFPVPPIDSCQDMRSEMLTVMAEMGVKVEKHHHEVAAAQHELGIMFDTLTRNADKMQIYKYVIHQVANAYGKTATFMPKPIYGDNGSGMHVHQSIWKDGKPTFAGDEYAGLSENCLYYIGGIIKHAKALNAFTNPSTNSYKRLVPGYEAPVLLAYSARNRSASCRIPFGSSPKSKRVEVRFPDPTANPYLAFAAMLMAGLDGIKNKIHPGKAMDKDLYDLPPKELKKIPTVCGSLREALQSLDRDRKFLTAGGVFDDDQIDAFIDLKMAEVMRFEMTPHPVEFDMYYSV is encoded by the coding sequence CTGATGAGTGCCAAGGACATCTTGAAACAGATCAAGGACAACGACGTCAAATTCGTCGACCTGCGCTTTACCGACCCCAAGGGTAAGCTGCAGCACGTCACGATGGATTCGTCGATGGTCGACGACGACATGTTCGCCGATGGCGTGATGTTCGACGGCTCTTCGATCGGTGGCTGGAAGGCCATCAACGAGTCCGACATGGTGCTGATGCCGGACACGGAAACGGCTCACGTCGATCCGTTCTTCGCCCAGTCCACGATGGTCATCATCTGCGACATTCTCGATCCGGTCACGGGCGAGTCCTATAACCGCGACCCGCGCAGCACCGCCAAGAAAGCCGAAGCCTACATGAAGGCATCCGGCATCGGCGACACCTGCTACGTCGGTCCGGAAGCCGAGTTCTTCGTCTTCGACGACGTCAAGTACAAGGCCGACCCGTACAACACGGGCTTCAAGCTCGACTCGACCGAACTGCCGTCGAACGACGATTCCGACTACGACACGGGCAACCTCGGCCACCGTCCGCGCGTCAAGGGCGGCTACTTCCCGGTTCCCCCGATCGACAGCTGCCAGGACATGCGTTCTGAAATGCTGACGGTCATGGCCGAGATGGGCGTGAAGGTCGAAAAGCACCACCACGAGGTGGCTGCTGCCCAGCACGAACTCGGCATCATGTTCGATACCCTGACCCGCAACGCCGACAAGATGCAGATCTACAAGTACGTGATCCATCAGGTCGCGAACGCCTACGGCAAGACGGCGACCTTCATGCCAAAGCCGATCTATGGCGACAACGGCTCGGGCATGCACGTTCACCAGTCGATCTGGAAAGACGGCAAGCCGACTTTCGCAGGCGATGAATATGCCGGCCTTTCGGAGAACTGCCTCTACTACATCGGCGGCATCATCAAGCACGCCAAGGCGCTGAACGCCTTCACCAACCCGTCGACCAACTCCTACAAGCGTCTGGTCCCGGGCTATGAAGCACCCGTTCTGCTCGCCTACTCGGCCCGCAACCGCTCGGCATCGTGCCGCATTCCCTTCGGCTCTTCGCCGAAGTCGAAGCGCGTCGAAGTCCGCTTCCCGGATCCGACGGCGAACCCCTACCTCGCCTTTGCTGCCATGCTGATGGCTGGCCTCGACGGCATCAAGAACAAGATCCATCCGGGCAAGGCCATGGACAAGGACCTTTACGACCTGCCGCCGAAGGAGCTGAAGAAGATTCCGACCGTCTGCGGTAGCTTGCGTGAAGCTCTTCAGAGCCTCGACCGCGACCGCAAGTTCCTGACGGCCGGTGGCGTGTTCGACGACGACCAGATCGATGCCTTCATCGACCTGAAGATGGCCGAAGTGATGCGTTTCGAAATGACGCCACACCCGGTCGAATTCGACATGTACTACTCGGTCTAA
- a CDS encoding P-II family nitrogen regulator has translation MKKIEAIIKPFKLDEVKEALQEVGLQGITVTEAKGFGRQKGHTELYRGAEYVVDFLPKVKVEIVLSDETADAAIEAIRNAAQTGRIGDGKIFVSNVEEVIRIRTGETGVDAI, from the coding sequence ATGAAAAAGATCGAGGCGATCATCAAACCCTTCAAGCTCGACGAGGTGAAAGAAGCACTTCAGGAAGTCGGCTTGCAGGGCATCACGGTCACCGAGGCAAAGGGCTTCGGACGCCAGAAGGGTCACACCGAACTCTACCGCGGCGCCGAATATGTGGTCGACTTCCTGCCTAAGGTGAAGGTCGAGATCGTCTTGTCGGACGAGACGGCGGACGCCGCCATCGAGGCCATCCGCAACGCGGCCCAAACCGGCCGGATCGGAGACGGCAAGATCTTCGTGTCGAATGTGGAAGAGGTGATCCGCATCCGTACCGGTGAAACCGGTGTCGACGCCATCTAA
- a CDS encoding AraC family transcriptional regulator translates to MSRRTFTRIFRRETGLSLAAWRQQACIVTALPRLSEGETVTTVALDLGYDSVPAFTTMFKRILGAAPKAYLRLAGDA, encoded by the coding sequence ATGAGTCGGAGAACCTTCACACGCATTTTTCGGCGTGAAACAGGCTTGTCGCTTGCCGCCTGGCGACAGCAAGCGTGTATCGTCACCGCGCTGCCGCGCCTCAGCGAAGGCGAGACCGTTACAACGGTAGCGCTCGATCTCGGCTACGACAGCGTTCCGGCTTTCACTACGATGTTCAAGCGCATTTTAGGCGCAGCACCGAAGGCTTATCTTCGGTTGGCAGGTGATGCTTAG
- a CDS encoding AraC family ligand binding domain-containing protein — translation MENSKTTLVAYLADRERLLDAADDPIVAVATRYQDGDHIPDHHHTRSQLLHALTGVVTVTTRMGRWLVPPEHALWIPAETTHAVDAIGDVRMYSVYVRPGVLPDLPRHLHVAGLTPLMRSLIAEAEAIGSVAPTDERSRLIMQCLLHEIPQLAERPLGVPFPAHPRLAALCQDFWLAQHRMQTPIVGPLTRA, via the coding sequence ATGGAAAACTCCAAGACGACATTGGTGGCCTATCTGGCTGATCGCGAGCGGCTGTTGGATGCAGCCGACGATCCGATCGTCGCCGTGGCGACGCGCTACCAGGATGGCGACCATATTCCCGACCACCACCATACGCGCTCGCAACTGCTGCACGCGTTGACCGGCGTCGTCACCGTGACCACACGCATGGGTCGCTGGCTCGTCCCTCCCGAGCATGCACTCTGGATCCCAGCGGAAACGACACATGCCGTCGATGCCATCGGCGACGTCCGGATGTATTCGGTGTATGTGCGCCCTGGCGTTCTGCCCGATCTGCCCCGCCACCTTCATGTCGCCGGATTGACGCCTTTGATGCGCAGCCTGATTGCCGAAGCGGAGGCGATTGGTTCTGTGGCACCGACGGACGAGCGTTCTCGGCTCATCATGCAATGCCTGCTGCATGAGATACCGCAGCTGGCGGAACGGCCGCTTGGCGTGCCCTTCCCTGCCCATCCCCGGCTGGCGGCGTTGTGTCAGGATTTTTGGCTCGCCCAACACCGCATGCAGACACCAATCGTTGGGCCGCTGACGCGGGCATGA